One window of the Mycobacterium sp. SVM_VP21 genome contains the following:
- the glgX gene encoding glycogen debranching protein GlgX, producing the protein MGTTRNPARVVTAARDSAETPAVSPTVWPGSSAPLGASYDGGGTNFALFSEIAERVDLCLIDEDGDQACVPLDEVDGYVWHAYLPTVSPGQNYGFRVHGPFDPPAGHRCDSSKLLLDPYGKAFTGDFDFGQALFSYDMAAGDGSPRNETLPRVDSLGHTMTSVVINPYFDWATDRPPKTPYNETIIYETHVKGMTQTHPDIPEELRGTYAGLAHPVVIDHLQALNVTAVELMPVHQFMHDDRLLRMGLRNYWGYNTFGFFAPHSQYAASRQPGAAVAEFKAMVRTFHEAGIEVILDVVYNHTAEGNHLGPTINFRGVDNAAYYRLVDDDRTMYMDYTGTGNSLNARNPHALQLIMDSLRYWVTEMHVDGFRFDLASTLAREFYDVDRLSAFFDLIQQDPVVSQVKLIAEPWDVGEGGYQVGNFPGLWTEWNGKYRDTVRDYWRGEPETLGEFASRLTGSSDLYEATGRRPGASINFVVAHDGFTLRDLVSYNAKHNEANGDDNSDGEDHNRSWNCGVEGPTDDPKVQELRARQMRNILATLLLSQGTPMIAHGDELGRTQQGNNNTYCQDSELAWMDWSLADTNADLLSFARHVTQLRKEHPVFRRRRFFEGRPVRHEDEIGDIAWFTTTGQEMSQDDWDNGFDKCIMVFLNGEAIREPDMRGQRVVDDSFLLCFNAHEETVEFAVPGKDYAQEWTKELDTAEPTSRAEQGAQTGDELPVAGRSLLVLRKVR; encoded by the coding sequence ATGGGCACTACCCGAAATCCGGCAAGGGTGGTCACCGCGGCCAGGGATTCAGCTGAGACCCCAGCTGTGTCGCCCACCGTCTGGCCGGGCAGCAGTGCCCCGCTCGGGGCCAGCTACGACGGTGGCGGAACCAACTTCGCCCTTTTCTCGGAGATCGCCGAGCGGGTCGATCTGTGCCTGATCGACGAGGACGGTGACCAGGCCTGCGTACCGCTCGACGAGGTGGACGGCTACGTCTGGCACGCCTACCTGCCGACGGTGTCGCCAGGACAGAATTACGGCTTTCGGGTGCACGGGCCGTTCGACCCGCCGGCGGGACATCGCTGTGATTCCAGCAAACTGTTGCTGGACCCCTACGGCAAGGCTTTCACCGGCGATTTCGACTTCGGCCAGGCGCTGTTCTCCTACGACATGGCAGCCGGAGACGGGTCGCCGCGCAACGAGACGCTGCCGAGGGTCGACTCGCTCGGGCACACCATGACCAGCGTGGTGATCAACCCGTACTTCGACTGGGCAACCGATCGGCCGCCGAAGACCCCCTACAACGAGACGATCATCTACGAGACACACGTCAAGGGCATGACGCAGACGCATCCGGACATCCCCGAGGAACTGCGCGGTACCTACGCCGGTTTGGCTCACCCGGTAGTCATCGACCACCTGCAGGCGCTCAATGTCACGGCTGTCGAGCTGATGCCGGTGCACCAATTCATGCACGATGACCGCTTGCTTCGGATGGGGCTGCGGAACTACTGGGGCTACAACACTTTTGGGTTCTTCGCCCCGCACAGCCAGTACGCGGCAAGCCGACAGCCGGGGGCGGCGGTCGCGGAATTCAAGGCGATGGTGCGCACCTTCCACGAAGCCGGCATCGAGGTGATCCTGGATGTGGTTTACAACCACACCGCCGAAGGCAACCACCTGGGCCCGACTATCAACTTCCGTGGCGTCGATAACGCCGCCTACTACCGCCTGGTCGACGACGACCGAACCATGTATATGGACTACACCGGAACGGGCAACAGTCTCAATGCGCGCAATCCGCACGCACTGCAGCTGATCATGGACTCACTGCGGTATTGGGTGACCGAGATGCACGTCGACGGGTTCCGTTTCGACCTGGCCTCGACGTTGGCCCGCGAATTCTATGATGTGGACCGACTTTCGGCGTTCTTCGACCTGATCCAGCAGGACCCGGTGGTCAGCCAGGTCAAGCTGATCGCCGAACCGTGGGACGTCGGTGAGGGCGGTTACCAGGTCGGCAATTTTCCCGGCCTGTGGACCGAATGGAATGGAAAGTACCGCGACACCGTGCGCGATTATTGGCGCGGCGAACCGGAGACGTTGGGGGAGTTCGCCTCGCGGCTCACCGGGTCGTCAGACCTTTACGAGGCCACCGGGCGCCGGCCGGGTGCCAGCATCAACTTCGTCGTCGCCCACGACGGATTCACGTTGCGCGACCTGGTCTCTTACAACGCAAAGCACAACGAGGCCAACGGCGACGACAACTCCGACGGGGAGGACCACAACCGGTCGTGGAACTGCGGCGTCGAAGGCCCCACCGACGATCCGAAGGTTCAGGAACTGCGGGCTCGCCAGATGCGCAACATCCTGGCCACCCTGCTGCTGTCCCAAGGCACGCCGATGATCGCGCACGGTGATGAGCTGGGACGCACTCAGCAGGGCAACAACAACACCTACTGTCAGGACTCCGAACTCGCCTGGATGGATTGGTCGCTGGCCGACACCAATGCTGACCTGCTGTCCTTCGCCCGCCACGTGACGCAGCTTCGCAAAGAGCATCCGGTGTTTCGCCGTCGCCGGTTTTTCGAGGGCCGCCCGGTACGCCACGAAGACGAGATCGGCGACATCGCGTGGTTCACCACCACCGGTCAGGAGATGAGCCAAGACGATTGGGACAACGGCTTCGACAAGTGCATCATGGTCTTCCTCAACGGCGAGGCGATCCGCGAACCTGACATGCGCGGCCAGCGGGTAGTGGATGACTCCTTCCTGCTGTGCTTCAATGCGCACGAGGAGACGGTCGAGTTCGCCGTTCCTGGCAAGGATTACGCTCAAGAATGGACGAAAGAATTGGACACCGCCGAGCCGACATCCCGGGCTGAGCAGGGTGCGCAGACCGGGGACGAGCTGCCTGTTGCGGGGCGTTCGCTGCTCGTCCTGCGGAAAGTGCGCTAA
- the treY gene encoding malto-oligosyltrehalose synthase, with translation MARPVLSTYRLQLRGADSGFAFTFADAEKLLDYFDALGISHLYLSPIMTAVHGSTHGYDVVDPTTVSAELGGAPGLARLSAAARARGIGLIIDIVPNHVGVQKPEQNPWWWDVLKHGRSSRYAAFFDIDWDLGDGRIILPVLGSDDDIADLAVDGESLRLGDLVFPIAPGTGGGSGAQVHDRQHYRLIGWRNGSCGYRRFFSITSLAGLRQEDRAVFDAWHVELARWFDAGLVDGVRVDHPDGLSDPRGYLEWLRALVGPDAWIVVEKILAVDESLDPSLPVAGSTGYDALREIGGLFIDPNGEPALTELCETAGVDYRAMPALLAEQKEIAAAETLGSELARLCRCVANATGADHPLLADAVLALLAHIGVYRSDYRGLAAILPVALAHTLAQRPELDEPLALLVAGISDGGEAAARLQQLCGAVTAKATEDCVFYRDARLVSLNEVGGNPQYFGVGSAEFHHRAATRARRWPHTMITLSTHDTKRGEDVRARIGVLSQVPSLWAEFVARWESTAPSRDLATGIFLWQNIFGVWPLDGRVTTALRERLHAYAEKAAREADRRTSWLDPDTEFEGALHQWLDDILDGPIARELTEFVAELAPHIESDILGQKLLSLTVPGVPDVYQGTELCDDSLVDPDNRRPVDYDACRAALESLDHPKMRVVAAALQMRRARPDTFLHGSYRPVPASGAAGEHVVAFRRGDDVVVAVSRWTVRLQGTGWGDTVVALPPGTWSDALGGVRHSGPVLAVELFAELPVVLLERVDE, from the coding sequence ATGGCCCGCCCGGTGCTGTCCACCTACCGGTTACAGCTGCGGGGCGCAGACAGCGGTTTCGCGTTCACCTTCGCCGACGCCGAGAAACTACTCGACTATTTCGATGCACTTGGCATTTCGCACCTTTACCTCTCACCGATCATGACCGCGGTGCACGGATCGACGCACGGTTACGACGTCGTCGATCCGACTACGGTCTCTGCCGAACTGGGCGGCGCGCCGGGTTTGGCGCGGTTGTCGGCGGCTGCACGTGCCCGGGGGATCGGTCTGATCATCGACATCGTGCCCAATCATGTCGGGGTGCAAAAGCCGGAGCAGAACCCGTGGTGGTGGGATGTGCTGAAGCACGGCCGCTCCTCGCGGTACGCCGCATTCTTCGACATCGACTGGGACCTCGGTGACGGCCGAATCATTCTGCCGGTGTTGGGATCTGACGACGATATTGCCGACCTGGCCGTCGACGGCGAGTCGCTGCGTCTGGGGGATCTGGTGTTTCCGATCGCGCCCGGAACCGGCGGCGGCAGCGGCGCCCAAGTCCACGATCGCCAGCACTATCGTCTGATCGGCTGGCGCAACGGCAGCTGTGGATACCGCCGCTTCTTTTCGATCACGTCGCTGGCCGGCCTGCGTCAAGAGGATCGAGCAGTCTTCGATGCCTGGCACGTCGAGTTGGCGCGCTGGTTCGATGCTGGTCTTGTCGATGGTGTGCGGGTCGATCACCCGGACGGACTGTCGGATCCGCGGGGGTATCTGGAATGGCTGCGTGCGCTGGTCGGACCGGACGCGTGGATCGTCGTCGAAAAGATTCTGGCCGTTGACGAGTCGCTTGACCCAAGCCTGCCGGTGGCCGGCTCCACCGGGTACGACGCCCTGCGGGAGATCGGCGGGCTGTTCATCGACCCGAACGGTGAGCCGGCACTGACCGAGTTGTGCGAGACCGCTGGGGTAGACTATCGCGCGATGCCGGCCCTGCTGGCCGAGCAGAAGGAGATCGCGGCTGCTGAAACACTGGGCAGCGAGCTGGCGCGGCTGTGCCGCTGTGTGGCCAACGCTACCGGCGCTGATCATCCGTTACTGGCCGACGCCGTCCTGGCCTTGCTAGCGCACATCGGTGTCTATCGCAGCGACTATCGCGGGTTGGCGGCGATACTGCCGGTAGCGCTGGCACACACGCTTGCGCAGCGGCCGGAACTCGATGAGCCGCTGGCACTGCTCGTCGCAGGGATCTCCGACGGTGGTGAAGCTGCCGCACGGCTGCAGCAGCTGTGCGGAGCGGTGACCGCCAAGGCAACCGAAGACTGCGTGTTCTACCGGGACGCCAGACTGGTGTCGCTCAACGAGGTCGGCGGCAACCCGCAGTATTTCGGTGTGGGTTCGGCCGAGTTTCATCACCGGGCCGCCACCCGGGCGCGACGCTGGCCGCACACGATGATCACGCTGTCCACCCACGACACCAAACGCGGCGAGGATGTGCGGGCGCGCATCGGGGTGTTGTCCCAGGTTCCGTCGCTATGGGCGGAGTTCGTCGCCCGTTGGGAATCCACGGCGCCCTCACGCGATCTGGCAACCGGAATATTCCTGTGGCAGAACATTTTCGGTGTGTGGCCACTCGACGGTCGGGTGACCACCGCACTGCGCGAGCGACTGCACGCCTATGCGGAAAAGGCGGCACGCGAGGCCGACCGGCGGACATCGTGGCTCGACCCCGACACAGAGTTCGAGGGCGCGCTGCACCAATGGCTCGACGACATACTGGATGGTCCTATCGCTCGGGAACTGACCGAGTTCGTCGCTGAACTCGCTCCGCATATCGAAAGCGACATCCTGGGCCAGAAATTACTGTCTTTGACCGTCCCCGGCGTCCCGGACGTCTACCAGGGCACCGAGCTCTGCGATGACAGTTTGGTCGACCCGGACAATCGGCGGCCGGTCGACTACGACGCGTGCCGGGCGGCGCTGGAGTCCTTGGATCACCCGAAAATGCGGGTGGTCGCTGCGGCATTGCAGATGCGACGAGCCCGTCCCGACACGTTCCTGCACGGCAGTTATCGGCCCGTGCCGGCGTCGGGTGCGGCCGGAGAACACGTCGTGGCCTTTCGCCGGGGCGATGACGTGGTGGTGGCGGTCAGCCGGTGGACGGTGCGCCTGCAGGGCACCGGATGGGGCGATACGGTTGTCGCGCTGCCTCCCGGTACGTGGTCCGACGCGCTCGGCGGC